In one Nicotiana tomentosiformis chromosome 6, ASM39032v3, whole genome shotgun sequence genomic region, the following are encoded:
- the LOC104118094 gene encoding uncharacterized protein isoform X2 → MLEMLMLESMEFHSQGTSRKLSSICEQGSIHGLLAHYRSLVDQGKLQHDPYQEKVASELENLLGRLEQYEKDMEEYHAKLAQWEDNRENQRRKLLTVEAEAKQQGAFTPINKSRNIFQRWMSRKAEDVEEGVGKWVSYLNREKKLDSLVGHRPAAPPAPKGLYLYGNVGSGKTMLMDMFYKASDGIVKHRRRFHFHEAMLEINEHMHKIWKSQMEQKSLQSSISGWVMHLPFDSKVKEWIAAEERYKQEVQMKNILLDVADKFLVNQAGRRRGASILCFDEIQTVDVFAIVALSGILSRLLSTGTVLVATSNRAPTDLNQDGMQKEIFQKLLKNLEKHCETVLIGSEVDYRRLIAQRSIDQVHYIWPLNSNTKREFEDIWNKISKEVRGSITSQTIPVMFGRTLEVPESCNGVARFTFEYLCGRPLGAADYIAVAKNYHTVFISDIPIMSMRIRDKARRFITLIDELYNHHCCLYCTADSSVEDLFQGTEEGTLFDLESFQFETEMEGTKLRRDVLAEGNVSSGGAPSGITSMLSGQEEKFAFRRAVSRMIEMQTPLYLEAVQHFHPYFDSAHREFENYSAN, encoded by the exons ATGTTGGAGATGCTAATGCTTGAAAGTATGGAGTTTCATTCACAAGGCACTAGCAGAAAGCTCAGTTCTATATGTGAACAAGGCAGTATTCATG GACTACTTGCACATTATAGGAGTCTTGTTGATCAGGGGAAGCTGCAGCACGATCCTTACCAGGAAAAAGTTGCTTCTGAACTAGAAAATCTGCTTGGAAGGTTGGAGCAATATGAAAAGGACATGGAGGAATATCAT GCAAAACTTGCACAATGGGAGGATAATAGGGAAAATCAGAGGCGTAAGCTTCTTACAGTGGAAGCTGAGGCCAAACAACAAGGTGCATTTACACCAATAAACAAATCTCGCAATattttccaaaggtggatgtctCG GAAAGCTGAAGATGTAGAAGAGGGAGTTGGGAAATGGGTTTCATATCTTAATCGTGAGAAGAAGTTAGACTCACTAGTCGGTCACCGTCCTGCTGCTCCTCCAGCCCCAAAAGGACTATACCTATATGGCAATGTTGGGAGTG GGAAGACAATGCTTATGGATATGTTTTATAAGGCCAGTGATGGAATTGTTAAACATCGAAGAAGGTTTCATTTTCACGAG GCTATGCTTGAAATTAATGAACATATGCATAAAATTTGGAAGAGTCAGATGGAACAAAAGTCTCTGCAGTCAAGTATTTCTGGTTGGGTTATGCATCTTCCTTTTGATTCAAAAGTTAAAGAATGGATAGCTGCTGAAGAAAGATATAAGCAAGAGGTGCAGATGAAAAACATTCTTTTGGACGTAGCTGACAAGTTTCTTGTTAACCAGGCAGGTCGTAGGAGAGGTGCTAGCATCCTTTGCTTTGATGAAATACAG ACAGTTGATGTTTTTGCTATTGTGGCATTATCTGGAATTCTTAGTAGATTGTTGAGTACTGGAACTGTTCTGGTGGCAACCAGTAATCGTGCTCCAACGGACTTAAACCAG GATGGTATGCAAAAGGAGATCTTTCAAAAGCTGCTAAAAAACCTTGAGAAGCATTGTGAAACAGTTCTGATAGGAAGTGAAGTTGATTATCGCCGCCTTATTGCTCAGAGATCTATAGACCAG GTCCATTACATTTGGCCTCTTAATAGCAACACTAAACGAGAATTTGAGGATATTTGGAATAAGATCAGTAAAGAGGTCAGAGGAAGCATCACCTCACAGACTATTCCTGTGATGTTTGGAAG AACATTGGAAGTTCCTGAGAGCTGCAACGGGGTGGCACGGTTCACCTTTGAGTATCTCTGTGGTCGGCCG CTTGGAGCAGCAGATTACATTGCAGTGGCTAAAAACTATCACACTGTTTTCATTTCTGATATTCCGATTATGAGCATGCGTATCCGTGACAAG GCAAGAAGGTTTATCACCCTCATCGATGAATTGTACAATCATCATTGCTGCCTATATTGCACTGCTGACTCTTCAGTAGAGGATCTATTTCAAGGAACAGAAGAAGGAACACTTTTTGATTTGGAAAG TTTCCAGTTTGAGACAGAGATGGAAGGTACAAAGCTCCGGCGAGATGTTTTAGCAGAAGGCAATGTTAGTTCAGGGGGTGCTCCATCTGGCATTACTTCCATGCTATCTGGTCAAGAGGAGAAGTTTGCATTTCGACGAGCT GTCTCCCGCATGATTGAGATGCAGACACCTTTATACCTCGAAGCAGTTCAGCATTTCCATCCCTATTTTGATTCTGCGCACAGAGAGTTTGAAAACTATAGTGCCAACTAA
- the LOC104118094 gene encoding uncharacterized protein isoform X1 yields MRKLSFFLSIGFAHRSSKFRSSSSSNNNVLRFYCNSASPSNNPGLLAHYRSLVDQGKLQHDPYQEKVASELENLLGRLEQYEKDMEEYHAKLAQWEDNRENQRRKLLTVEAEAKQQGAFTPINKSRNIFQRWMSRKAEDVEEGVGKWVSYLNREKKLDSLVGHRPAAPPAPKGLYLYGNVGSGKTMLMDMFYKASDGIVKHRRRFHFHEAMLEINEHMHKIWKSQMEQKSLQSSISGWVMHLPFDSKVKEWIAAEERYKQEVQMKNILLDVADKFLVNQAGRRRGASILCFDEIQTVDVFAIVALSGILSRLLSTGTVLVATSNRAPTDLNQDGMQKEIFQKLLKNLEKHCETVLIGSEVDYRRLIAQRSIDQVHYIWPLNSNTKREFEDIWNKISKEVRGSITSQTIPVMFGRTLEVPESCNGVARFTFEYLCGRPLGAADYIAVAKNYHTVFISDIPIMSMRIRDKARRFITLIDELYNHHCCLYCTADSSVEDLFQGTEEGTLFDLESFQFETEMEGTKLRRDVLAEGNVSSGGAPSGITSMLSGQEEKFAFRRAVSRMIEMQTPLYLEAVQHFHPYFDSAHREFENYSAN; encoded by the exons ATGAGAAagctttctttttttctttctattgGATTTGCTCATAGATCCTCTAAATTccgcagcagcagcagcagtaaTAATAATGTTCTTCGCTTTTACTGCAATTCCGCTTCTCCCTCCAACAATCCTG GACTACTTGCACATTATAGGAGTCTTGTTGATCAGGGGAAGCTGCAGCACGATCCTTACCAGGAAAAAGTTGCTTCTGAACTAGAAAATCTGCTTGGAAGGTTGGAGCAATATGAAAAGGACATGGAGGAATATCAT GCAAAACTTGCACAATGGGAGGATAATAGGGAAAATCAGAGGCGTAAGCTTCTTACAGTGGAAGCTGAGGCCAAACAACAAGGTGCATTTACACCAATAAACAAATCTCGCAATattttccaaaggtggatgtctCG GAAAGCTGAAGATGTAGAAGAGGGAGTTGGGAAATGGGTTTCATATCTTAATCGTGAGAAGAAGTTAGACTCACTAGTCGGTCACCGTCCTGCTGCTCCTCCAGCCCCAAAAGGACTATACCTATATGGCAATGTTGGGAGTG GGAAGACAATGCTTATGGATATGTTTTATAAGGCCAGTGATGGAATTGTTAAACATCGAAGAAGGTTTCATTTTCACGAG GCTATGCTTGAAATTAATGAACATATGCATAAAATTTGGAAGAGTCAGATGGAACAAAAGTCTCTGCAGTCAAGTATTTCTGGTTGGGTTATGCATCTTCCTTTTGATTCAAAAGTTAAAGAATGGATAGCTGCTGAAGAAAGATATAAGCAAGAGGTGCAGATGAAAAACATTCTTTTGGACGTAGCTGACAAGTTTCTTGTTAACCAGGCAGGTCGTAGGAGAGGTGCTAGCATCCTTTGCTTTGATGAAATACAG ACAGTTGATGTTTTTGCTATTGTGGCATTATCTGGAATTCTTAGTAGATTGTTGAGTACTGGAACTGTTCTGGTGGCAACCAGTAATCGTGCTCCAACGGACTTAAACCAG GATGGTATGCAAAAGGAGATCTTTCAAAAGCTGCTAAAAAACCTTGAGAAGCATTGTGAAACAGTTCTGATAGGAAGTGAAGTTGATTATCGCCGCCTTATTGCTCAGAGATCTATAGACCAG GTCCATTACATTTGGCCTCTTAATAGCAACACTAAACGAGAATTTGAGGATATTTGGAATAAGATCAGTAAAGAGGTCAGAGGAAGCATCACCTCACAGACTATTCCTGTGATGTTTGGAAG AACATTGGAAGTTCCTGAGAGCTGCAACGGGGTGGCACGGTTCACCTTTGAGTATCTCTGTGGTCGGCCG CTTGGAGCAGCAGATTACATTGCAGTGGCTAAAAACTATCACACTGTTTTCATTTCTGATATTCCGATTATGAGCATGCGTATCCGTGACAAG GCAAGAAGGTTTATCACCCTCATCGATGAATTGTACAATCATCATTGCTGCCTATATTGCACTGCTGACTCTTCAGTAGAGGATCTATTTCAAGGAACAGAAGAAGGAACACTTTTTGATTTGGAAAG TTTCCAGTTTGAGACAGAGATGGAAGGTACAAAGCTCCGGCGAGATGTTTTAGCAGAAGGCAATGTTAGTTCAGGGGGTGCTCCATCTGGCATTACTTCCATGCTATCTGGTCAAGAGGAGAAGTTTGCATTTCGACGAGCT GTCTCCCGCATGATTGAGATGCAGACACCTTTATACCTCGAAGCAGTTCAGCATTTCCATCCCTATTTTGATTCTGCGCACAGAGAGTTTGAAAACTATAGTGCCAACTAA